ATAAAAAAGAAGAAGGCGTGTTTGATTACCACTTTGAAGGCTGCGATCCTGGTATAAGTTTTTATAGTTCATATGATAAACAACAAGATTCGCTTATCATATTGGTAAGTAATTTTGGTTGTAACGTATGGAAGGTTTTTAGAGATATCAAAGGTTTAATCAAATAGTATGTGAAGATTGTGAAAAATTTCACTTAAACTATCGAGCGCGATTGTGGAACAAATGTAACCAATGTAACGAATGAAACAAAAAGAACAAATGTAAAACATGTAGCATGTTTTGTGATAGAAAAAATATGATGTAAACTCGGAGGTAGGTTCGGTGCGGTAAAGGTTTCCTCACTTGGTATTTATAAAAACCTAAATATAGTGAAGACAGACCGACGACCGACCCGCGCTCCATAGACTAGTTAGGAGCAAGACATACATGGCCGGCCTATATTTTTTAAGAGATTAGGTATCTTAATTAATATAAAGGGCTTAAATTGTAATTAATTCCCTCTAATATTTATTTGTTGTATGAGAAATAAAATGAAATAGAGGAGTGGGAAGTTATGCTGACAATTTTTCAAATTGTTTTTACAGTCATAATATTGTCTCTCTCGACGTATGGAATTATTACACATGATTACCACTGGAATTTCTTATTGGTATTCTTCATAGGTTTAGTGATGTTAATTCTAGGGATTAAAAAATTTCAAAGCGAGACAAAGGTTTATGGTTGGTTCTATATGGGAGTGTTTTTGTTTTCAGTAATTGTTTCAATTCAAATCTTCTTTCGATAAAGGAGTGGTTATCATGTGAACTTCGTCCACTTCCATTTTGTACAGTCAAACTTACTAAACGTGCACGGAAATGCACGAACACAATTACATTAATAACGTGGAGAAGAAGCTCTGCCACGGTTGCTAGAAGTGAGCTAACTCGACAGTTTTTACCACAATAGAATAATAGACGAAAAAAGCCTTACACCTAGCATGGTAAGGATTTTTGCTGTAAAAATTTACTTTTTTACCATCTTTTTTAGGGTTTGTGTATAATGAGAATGATCCTAAAATAAGAAGGAGCTGGATAGAAAAATGAAGGAAGATCTCTTTACGGCATTTATTTTTATATTTCCATTTTTAATAATAGCAATAACAATATGGATTAGAATCATAAAAGTAAATAGCAATATTCAAGTTGAACAAAATAAAGAAATTATCGAACTTTTAAAAAAGAACAGCCAAGATAAAGATGAAATCAAAATAAACGAATAATACATAGATAGATTCATTTAATGTTAGTTTAACATCCTTCGGGGTGTTTTTATTTTGCCCTGAAAACTGAGTATCGAGCAGTCCTCCTCTTGCTGCTGAACTACCGGTACTTGCTTGTGAAAGCAAAAAGTTATTACATATATTTTATCTTATGGTTTATGATTGTGCTGGAGGTGGATTTAATGAAAAAATGGGAATATAAAACAATATACAGAGAAACAGCAATTGAAGATCAAAGGGAAGCTGATTATATCGGAGATATGTTGAGTGGATATGGTTGCGATGGATGGGAGCTTGTTTCAATAACAGATCAGATAGATAGCACTAAGAATGCAGGTAAAAACGCAGTTATTTCTGTTAAAACTAGTTCTTTGATATTCATAATGAAAAGAGAATATCAAGAAAAGTAATTTAAAAAAGATGCTCATTCGAGTGTCTTTTTTTGTTTTGTTAGACGGAGGTGGTGGTCATGAGAGATGCCTAATTGGGATGAAATTAAACTAGAGTGGGAAACAACAAAGATTACACTAGCTGATCTTGCTGAAAAGCATGACATAAAGCTCGGTACATTAAAGAGCCGGAAGAGTCGTGAAAAATGGTCGAGGGATGCAACAGAAAAGGATGCAACCAATACACAAAAGGTTGCAACTATTTCTAGTGAGGATGCAACCGACAACGAGATAGAGACAGAAAGTAGAAACCGTGGTGCACCAATAGGAAACAACAATGCAAAAGGAAATAAAGGTAATACAAACGCTTCGCCTCCGAAACGAAACACAAATGCACTAAAGCATGGCTTCTTTCAAAAGTTCCTACCCGAAGAAACACTCGAAATCATGGAAGCAATGAACGAACGTTCTCCAGCCGATTTAATATGGGATCAAATACAAATCCAGTATGCTGCTATTATTAGAGCTCAACGTATTATGCATGTTGAATCAAAAGACGAAATCATAAAAGAGCTCAAAAGAGAGAAGGTGCAAGGGGGTAAAAATCCTTCGCACGAAACTGAATACAACTTCCAATTTGCATGGGAACGCCAGGCGCAACTACTCACTGCTCAATCGAGAGCAATCGAGGAGTTGCGTTCTTCAATTCGTCAATTTGTGGAAATGGCTGACGCTGAGGATGAGCGTCGATTGAAGCTAGAGCAGATGCAGTTGAATATTGATAAGTCGAAATTGGAGGTTGAAAAGCTTGGTTCTGGTCAACAAAATGAACCTATAGAAATTCAAATTGTCAGCAAAAAAAGCAACCTTAATTGGCTGCTTTTTTGTCGTTTTGGTCAATACCTAGAGCCTCTTTAAGGGATGCCTGAAGTATCTGTGAAAAGTTTAAACCGGCATCTTCAGCTGCATCTCGTAACCAGCGAGGTAGCGTACAGTTTTTTGTTACTGCTTTATTTACAGACTCATTACGAAATGGGGGCATGTAAACGTCAATAAAGATAATTCGATCTGATTCAGCATGCAAAACGATATCTGCAGGATTTGATGGATTGGGCAGAGATGTTTCATTTTCTTCTAATTCAAGGATACGAAAAGCTAACATATCTTTCGCTTCTTGGATACCTTCTTTAATATGGTCAGCTAAAATAGCTGTTCCAGCAAAGTCAGGGAAATACATTCCTAAACCACCATCGGCTGCAGTTTCAACAACGACTGGGTAAATAAAATGATTGGCGTAGCTCAATTTAATAACCTCCTTTCTTTTCATTATTATTATGTTACTTTTAAACATTTGAGGTAAGGCAATATAGAGAAAGGCAAGTTAAGGCTAGGCAATAGATGTAGCAGAGAGGGGTTAAAATTTAACCCCTGAAGTCTGCTCAATACTTTTAAGTGTGCCTACCGGAATCAATCGACCATCAGCTTTTACGCTTATATCAGCAAATCTTGTTGGGTCATCTTTATGTATGTATCTTTGATGACTGCCAGGACCCTTATGAGTAGGAGATTTGATGAATCCTTCTTTTTTAAGTTTTTTTAGTGCTTCTCTTATGGTCACTTGCTTTCCCATTACCTTACCTCCTTTCTAATATCATTATAACACGCATAAATAATGCGTGTCTTTTATGCGTGTAATATTAAGGGAGTTGAGTAAAATGACAAAGCCTACAAGCTGGAGAAAGCTATACTGAAATGGCGCACAGGATTGAAAACGCGATGGGTTGGACCAAGAAGAAAGCCATCCTTGTTGCACGTACAGAAGCCGAGTGCGATCACTTGCCGATTTAGCCGTAGAAGAAAAGGCTAGTAAAACCGTTCGGCTAACAAAGATATGGATGTCCTCCCTTGATACGAGAGTTCGCAAATCACATAGAAAGCTAGACGGGCAGAAAGCTGATAAAGACGGCTACTATCACTATGGAAAGTGGAAATCAAAAGCGCCAAGGCTATGGGGTGTTGCATCCATGGATATTCAGTGTCGATGTCATTCGATTTACTTGGTAAACGGTAAATTTCCTGAATATAGACGTGGCAGAGACTATATGGATGACACGTACCAAAAGAACTTAGCAGCTCGTATAGATGCTTACATGGAAGACTTGGGACTACCGTATAAACAGGCGTTTAACAAAGCTTACAAAGAAGTGAAGCCACCAAGTGTGACAGTACCTTATGTGAGTTATAACGAGTGGAGAAAGAAGTTTAGCGCCGAAAGGTAGCATGTTATGAACATCTAGTGCTAAAAGCAGATGTAATTTTAAAAAAATTATTAAAGGAGCAGAAAAATGGAATATAAATCAATAAATGAAATGTCAGTTGATGAAATACTCCACCAACAATTAGTATTGTTAGCGGAGCGTTCTCAATCAGCGCTTGATGAGGAACTAGCTCGATTGACAAATTCAATGATAGAAATCGCAAATTACTTAGAATGAGAATTTTTTCCCTTTTTTAATTTAGTATACGAGGTTTATAGAATACATTTGTTTGTATAAGCATCATTAATTTAGTTCTTGAATTAAAGCATGATAAAAATCGCCTCGTTAGTTTTTCTTAGAGGTGATTTTGTTATTAGTTATATGTGTTAAAATTGAATTTGTTTGGAAGTTTTGATTAAATTTTATTCAACAATCGGGCCAGATTGTGGAGTAACAATCTATTAAGAAATGTTACTTAACGACGATTTCGGTGCATTTTAAAAAGTGGTAAAATTTTCTTGATAGAGTTAATCAATGGTTTAATGAAAAAGAAATAAAATCATTATTACTTAAATTCTTTTTGCGTATGCAAACTATCGAGGAAAGGTTGCTGAAAGAAAATGAAATCAATACTCAAAATACTTATGAATCCAATAGCTAATCTGAACGAAGAGTTGAAACAAATGATGCCTCTTTCGATTGCACTTGGACATGAAAACGATGTATTTGTCCTACTGAAGGAAGAGCGAATTCCACTAATCGATGGTTGTTTCCCTGCAACCGTTACGGAACAAAGCTATAGATATCAAGTCATTCATCTAAAAGATGGACAAAAGAAAGTACTAGATTTGCCGAAAGAGACATGGAATTATCATTACATACAGCCGATTGATGACGGACAATTTCTGCTTGTATGCGCACGGTCGTATTACCATGATGCGCAAAACATTGAAGAAAACGCACGTGTCTATGATGAAAATGGGCGTTTCATCCGATCATTTTGTTTAGGGGATGGTATTGGGCATGTGTACGTAACAAAGAATCAAGAGATTTGGACAGGGTACTTTGATGAAGGCGTTTTCGGCAATTACGGCTGGAAGGATCCGGTTGGCCGCAGCGGGCTAGTTGGCTGGGACGCCTCGGGTGCTAAATTGGATTCGCTTGAAGAAGATAAGGAATATTTTATTTTTGAGTGTTTGGCGTTGAATGGTGTAGCAGATGGAGGAATTTGGTTTTTCTTTAGCCTAGATTCGAAGATTGGCGTACGGAAAGAGGGTCTCACATCGTATTATTCACCCGAAGATATTTATTTTCAGGCGTTTGCGGTGAACGGGGAGACGATCGTTGCATACCGAGGCAGAGGAGAACGTACACTCTTTGAGTTACATCGTGAAGGTAATGAATATAAGACTGTCCGTAAAATCGAGCTGTTGAGGCCGGATGGTAAGCCTTTCGAACCGCAATTAGTGAATAACCGTGAGAGTAAGTTGCTGTTTTTGGACGGGGATGAGCTGTATATGTATGAAGTGAAATCCGGTGTGTGACGGTAGGTGATAAGGAATATAGATTTAGTATCGCTCAGTAAAAGAGACGATTTATTGCTTAAAAACAGCAGTGCAACTATCTTGGCTCTTCGCATTTGTGAGCTACTATTGAATAAGCACTTCTGTCTAAGTTCATTAAAACTTTATAAAGTATACAAAATCATTCAAATTAACTTTCCCAAATAAAAGTTTTGGACACAGAAGACCAAACTATAACAATAGGACGCGATTCTATAATAAGGATCAGCGCTCGTTTTCATTAAAGGGCCATATTGTTAAATAAGGGGTCTAGTCAGATTTATGCTTAACTAAACTGTCATGAATTATTGATACATTATTACTTTAATGTGGGAGGCGAATTATGATTTGTATGGTTTGTCACACTCAATATCATCTTCAAAATAATAGTTGGAAATTAGAAAGTTCTCCGAATAAAGCTGAAGGAAATTATATGATTCAGAGTAATGTATTCACCCCTGAAATTTTAGAACAAATATTAGAACATGCGCTACAAAACAAATTCAATGAAATAACAGTAGATTCTTATCCGGTTGAATATGTATCGTGTAAAGGATGTCAGTTACTGAATTTAAGGCTACGTAAAGACAGAGACATGCTCTTAGATTTACCCAAATACCAAAATCTGATTTATTATGATTGTTTTTAAGGTACCTAATGTAAAAAAGTCCCCAAACCTCGCTTTGGGAATGTTATATTAGAATCCTAAAACATTTATTATTCATCAATAATAAGAATCTTAAAATTGAGGTAACGTTTTGATTATAGTTATTTTTACGTCTGCTTGGGTGGGTATTACCTTACCTATTCTTCTCTCATTGTTTTTTGCATTAACCAAACCTATTCTTTTATTCGATAATACAGGTTTATTTATGTTGATTACTGGCATAATTATAGCTTTTATAGATGGTTATATCGGTTTGCAAATTTACGGAAAAATTATTAGACCTAGGATTAAAAAACGAATTTAATGCTATCTTTTTATTCATATTAATTAAAAATAACGTTCCCAAATCAAAGTTTGGACGTACGCCAAAATGTCACGAATGTTGTTAAATCAGCGTTTGTGACTTTTCTTGTGACATTTTTTATTCAGCTTTTTATGCAAAGAGCAGTTTGAATGGTTAAGTATTATAATTACTTTTCATGTTTTAAAATTCCCCTAATTTCAAGGAATCTCTTAACTTTTAATTATTAATGGGTAATTTACTTAAAATTGGAACTTATATTATTGCCAGACGTATAAAAGTTAAGGGACTGTCTCAGTTCAAATATATACATATAAAATTTAATCATTAAAAGGAGAAAATAAAATGAGTATTTATTTAGTGATGTTACCAATGATTAGTATGTTGTTAGGTTTATATTTAGTGTGTTTGGGACTCTGGGAATTAAGACTTGGTTTAGATAGAAAAAGATTTATAACCTTCTCGTTTACAGGGCTATTTTTGATCTTTATATTACCGAATATGTTTGGTTTTCTTCAATTAAATTTTAATAACTTTCAATAAATATCTTTCTGCTAACTGAAATGAAGGGATTCTTAATAATGTGTATACATTTTTCTACTTCAACTTATGGAGCAAGTAAATGATGAACAGTACGCGGAAACAAACCATTATATGGCGCAATTTTAGAGTTGAGATTGCACTTCTTCTTTAAAAATACGGTCTATTTTTTAAATAGTGGACAGGGGGATATGATGCAATTTATTAAGAAATATGGCTTTTTAATATTTACTATGGTTATTACATTAGCAGGTTTTTTTGTATTAAAGTTTAGTGTTGATCTGGGAGCAGGTGCAGCTAGTGCTTATTTAGGTTCGATGGGTGGTA
The genomic region above belongs to Lysinibacillus sp. FSL W8-0992 and contains:
- a CDS encoding type II toxin-antitoxin system HicA family toxin, translated to MGKQVTIREALKKLKKEGFIKSPTHKGPGSHQRYIHKDDPTRFADISVKADGRLIPVGTLKSIEQTSGVKF
- a CDS encoding phage minor head protein gives rise to the protein MRSLADLAVEEKASKTVRLTKIWMSSLDTRVRKSHRKLDGQKADKDGYYHYGKWKSKAPRLWGVASMDIQCRCHSIYLVNGKFPEYRRGRDYMDDTYQKNLAARIDAYMEDLGLPYKQAFNKAYKEVKPPSVTVPYVSYNEWRKKFSAER
- the terS gene encoding phage terminase small subunit, with the protein product MPNWDEIKLEWETTKITLADLAEKHDIKLGTLKSRKSREKWSRDATEKDATNTQKVATISSEDATDNEIETESRNRGAPIGNNNAKGNKGNTNASPPKRNTNALKHGFFQKFLPEETLEIMEAMNERSPADLIWDQIQIQYAAIIRAQRIMHVESKDEIIKELKREKVQGGKNPSHETEYNFQFAWERQAQLLTAQSRAIEELRSSIRQFVEMADAEDERRLKLEQMQLNIDKSKLEVEKLGSGQQNEPIEIQIVSKKSNLNWLLFCRFGQYLEPL
- a CDS encoding DUF4177 domain-containing protein; this encodes MKKWEYKTIYRETAIEDQREADYIGDMLSGYGCDGWELVSITDQIDSTKNAGKNAVISVKTSSLIFIMKREYQEK
- a CDS encoding type II toxin-antitoxin system HicB family antitoxin produces the protein MSYANHFIYPVVVETAADGGLGMYFPDFAGTAILADHIKEGIQEAKDMLAFRILELEENETSLPNPSNPADIVLHAESDRIIFIDVYMPPFRNESVNKAVTKNCTLPRWLRDAAEDAGLNFSQILQASLKEALGIDQNDKKAAN